The following coding sequences are from one Peptococcaceae bacterium window:
- a CDS encoding NAD(P)H-dependent oxidoreductase, with protein MKPVILEAFENENFIGNTLKRLFEQKGQEYFYFKLKDMNILPCRSCGICSIKTPGKCIVVDDDMPVILKAVASSSMLIMITPIVFGGYSSQLKKAVDKFMLLATPLYSGKGGRLLHLPRYGHKSLLGIGVTKNNSRFQEDSFRKLVAHNALNLQYANSTLVFKPSDETAKIKRDIELALKEGK; from the coding sequence TTGAAGCCGGTAATACTTGAGGCATTTGAAAATGAGAATTTTATTGGGAATACTTTAAAAAGATTGTTTGAACAAAAAGGTCAAGAATATTTCTACTTTAAGCTCAAGGATATGAACATACTACCATGCAGGTCTTGTGGTATTTGCAGTATAAAAACTCCTGGCAAATGTATTGTAGTAGATGACGACATGCCTGTAATATTAAAGGCCGTAGCCTCAAGCAGTATGTTGATCATGATCACCCCGATAGTGTTTGGAGGATATTCCTCACAACTGAAAAAAGCCGTTGACAAATTTATGTTGCTGGCTACCCCTTTATACAGCGGCAAGGGCGGCCGCCTGCTCCACCTTCCCCGCTATGGCCACAAATCACTGCTGGGTATAGGTGTAACGAAAAACAACTCCCGGTTTCAGGAAGATAGTTTTAGAAAACTGGTTGCCCATAATGCTTTAAACCTGCAATACGCAAACAGTACTCTTGTGTTTAAACCATCTGACGAAACAGCCAAAATAAAACGCGACATAGAGCTTGCCCTTAAGGAGGGAAAATAG
- a CDS encoding FAD-dependent oxidoreductase, with product MLRVTGLKLSLEEDIKRLPYMIARKLRIKSADILDWYVFKQSIDARDRRMIYFVYTVDVVVKNEAYLISKINDPGVSFTPPLRYEFAQTGSEKLKDPPVVIGTGPSGLFAGLLLAQMGYQPLILERGDNVETRAEKVRRFWETGCLDGESNVQFGEGGAGTFSDGKLTTLIKDKERRCRKVLEELVQAGAPASILYSFKPHIGTDVLQRVVKNLRGRIRELGGQVLFRSRVTDLIVNSGRIDGVVVNGRDRINCQAVVLATGHSARDVFRMLYEKGVKLQPKPFSIGVRIEHHQEVIDRAQYREFAGHPRLGAAEYKLAYHSPSGRSAYTFCMCPGGTVVAAASEHGYLVTNGMSEHARDGRNANSALLVGVTPQDFPGDHPLSGVEFQRRWEKAAFLLGGGGYLAPAQLLSDFLEGRVSTVLGSVKPTYPRGVTLADLAECLPSYVTETLREAISEFGRKLQGFAAADAVLTGVETRSSSPVRIARQDDFQACFSGLYPAGEGAGYAGGIVSAAVDGLRVGEALARRFKPLQAGITG from the coding sequence ATGTTAAGAGTAACCGGACTTAAGCTGTCACTAGAAGAGGATATTAAACGGCTGCCTTATATGATTGCCCGCAAGTTAAGAATAAAGTCAGCCGATATCCTTGACTGGTATGTTTTTAAACAGTCAATAGACGCCCGTGACCGCAGGATGATTTATTTTGTTTATACGGTGGATGTTGTGGTTAAAAATGAGGCATACCTCATCAGCAAAATAAACGATCCGGGCGTATCCTTTACACCTCCTCTGCGGTATGAGTTTGCGCAAACGGGCAGTGAAAAACTGAAAGACCCGCCAGTGGTTATAGGGACTGGTCCATCAGGGCTTTTTGCCGGGCTTCTTTTGGCCCAGATGGGATACCAGCCCCTTATTTTAGAGCGGGGAGACAATGTGGAGACCAGGGCGGAAAAGGTCCGGCGTTTCTGGGAGACGGGCTGCCTGGACGGGGAGTCCAATGTCCAGTTTGGGGAAGGCGGGGCAGGGACTTTTTCCGACGGCAAGCTTACCACGCTGATTAAAGACAAAGAGAGACGCTGCCGCAAGGTATTGGAAGAATTGGTCCAGGCCGGAGCGCCGGCTTCTATCCTTTACTCGTTTAAGCCGCATATCGGTACGGATGTTTTGCAGCGCGTGGTAAAAAATTTGCGCGGCCGCATTCGCGAGCTGGGGGGACAGGTCCTTTTCCGGTCGCGCGTAACAGACCTTATAGTAAACAGCGGCCGGATTGACGGGGTAGTGGTAAACGGCCGGGACCGTATAAACTGCCAAGCCGTTGTTTTGGCTACCGGGCACAGCGCGCGGGATGTTTTCAGGATGCTTTATGAAAAAGGGGTTAAGCTGCAGCCCAAACCGTTTTCTATCGGGGTCAGGATAGAACATCACCAGGAGGTCATCGACCGGGCGCAGTACAGGGAATTTGCCGGCCATCCCCGGTTGGGAGCCGCCGAATACAAGCTGGCCTACCACTCGCCGTCAGGCCGCTCCGCTTACACCTTCTGCATGTGCCCGGGAGGAACGGTGGTGGCTGCAGCTTCCGAGCACGGCTATCTTGTCACCAACGGCATGAGCGAGCACGCCCGGGACGGCCGCAATGCCAACAGCGCCCTGCTGGTAGGTGTTACACCGCAGGATTTCCCGGGTGACCACCCGCTGTCGGGGGTCGAATTCCAGCGCAGGTGGGAAAAAGCGGCCTTCTTGTTGGGGGGAGGAGGCTACCTTGCTCCCGCGCAGCTGTTATCCGATTTTTTGGAGGGAAGAGTTTCCACGGTTCTCGGCTCCGTTAAGCCCACCTATCCCCGCGGCGTTACGTTGGCCGATCTTGCGGAGTGCTTGCCTTCTTATGTGACGGAGACGCTTCGCGAAGCGATTAGCGAATTTGGAAGGAAACTCCAAGGTTTCGCCGCGGCTGATGCCGTCCTGACCGGGGTTGAGACCCGCAGCTCGTCGCCGGTAAGGATTGCCCGGCAAGATGATTTCCAGGCCTGCTTTTCCGGGCTATACCCGGCTGGAGAAGGTGCGGGATACGCTGGCGGTATAGTATCCGCGGCCGTGGACGGGCTGCGGGTTGGGGAAGCCCTAGCCAGAAGGTTTAAACCGCTACAGGCCGGTATTACGGGCTAA
- a CDS encoding sigma-54-dependent Fis family transcriptional regulator, with product MNSKNIMSFMDIKLAWEKYLQSGEVIHDMIKQPIVESWKRSNEASVNPFDGVCRYVLEHRQLKEVKERNSELLQTVKPLMEYCYDLIKETGVIFVLIDEQGYIMESFGDANVLEDAKRINFIQGATWTENQVGTNAIGTSLQIKKPINVTGAEHYCQKHHPWTCSAAPILDPAGKLLGIIDISGPARTFHKNALGLAAGIANTAMTKLILKKKGQEMSQVDKRFSLLFNNVSDGIIEVDARGVIKRVNPAVNRLFKMTSQEMIGRPVEELFGWDIPPIMSLLKGKRLDCECSWPAKNESKKFLLCGESIIDAAGAVAGGIIIFKRLDEQKVLVKRAESATRKDTSYHFADIKGDSPAIVEAVQIARLAARSFSNVLLQGECGTGKEIFAQAIHNESARKEGPFIAVNCGAIPRDLIGSELFGYEEGAFTGARRGGRAGKFEIASGGTLFLDEVGDMPFEQQVALLRVLQEKKVVRIGGHREIPVDVRVICATNRNLSAEVVKGNFRQDLYYRLNVITINIPPLRERREDIILLFHHFLKKHESARGWSFEIEPQVFDYLQKYHWPGNVRELENVVERLINLTQDRKIKAGSLPAEIRFPREFLPRDAAVEIPVFDSYPVDRKGRKRENAKLEQQKIIYVLNRHHGNVSKAASELGVSRNTLYRKMRLYNINN from the coding sequence ATGAATAGCAAGAATATAATGTCATTTATGGACATTAAATTGGCCTGGGAAAAATACCTTCAATCCGGCGAAGTGATCCATGACATGATTAAACAGCCGATTGTCGAGTCGTGGAAAAGGAGCAACGAGGCCAGCGTCAACCCGTTTGACGGGGTATGCAGGTATGTCCTGGAACACCGGCAGCTGAAGGAGGTTAAGGAACGGAACAGCGAACTGCTGCAAACGGTTAAACCGCTGATGGAATACTGTTATGACCTTATTAAAGAGACCGGCGTTATCTTTGTGCTGATCGACGAGCAGGGTTACATCATGGAAAGTTTTGGCGACGCAAACGTGCTTGAAGATGCGAAAAGGATCAACTTTATCCAGGGAGCGACCTGGACGGAGAACCAGGTGGGAACCAACGCCATAGGGACTTCGCTGCAAATCAAGAAACCGATAAATGTCACCGGCGCCGAGCATTACTGCCAAAAACACCATCCCTGGACATGTTCCGCCGCTCCAATACTTGATCCGGCGGGAAAATTACTGGGAATAATTGATATTTCCGGCCCGGCGCGCACCTTTCACAAAAACGCGCTCGGCCTTGCGGCGGGAATCGCCAATACGGCCATGACGAAACTTATACTTAAAAAAAAGGGACAGGAGATGTCCCAGGTCGACAAACGGTTTTCCCTGCTGTTCAATAATGTTTCGGACGGCATTATCGAAGTCGATGCCCGGGGAGTGATTAAACGGGTCAATCCGGCTGTCAACAGGCTGTTTAAAATGACTTCCCAGGAAATGATCGGGAGGCCTGTTGAAGAATTGTTTGGCTGGGATATTCCCCCCATCATGTCCCTATTGAAAGGAAAACGCCTGGATTGCGAGTGCTCTTGGCCGGCGAAAAACGAAAGCAAGAAGTTTTTGCTGTGCGGCGAGTCTATAATTGACGCAGCTGGCGCCGTGGCGGGCGGAATTATCATTTTTAAACGCCTGGATGAACAGAAGGTGCTCGTTAAGAGGGCCGAGTCAGCAACTCGCAAAGATACTTCTTACCATTTCGCGGATATTAAAGGGGACAGCCCGGCTATTGTTGAAGCCGTGCAAATTGCCAGGCTTGCGGCCAGGAGCTTCTCCAACGTGCTGCTCCAAGGCGAGTGCGGGACCGGGAAAGAGATTTTTGCCCAGGCAATCCACAACGAAAGCGCAAGGAAAGAGGGACCGTTTATCGCTGTAAACTGTGGAGCCATCCCCAGGGATTTGATCGGTTCGGAACTGTTCGGATACGAAGAAGGGGCGTTCACCGGGGCCAGGCGAGGCGGCCGGGCAGGCAAGTTTGAAATAGCTTCGGGCGGGACTTTGTTTCTTGACGAGGTCGGCGATATGCCCTTTGAACAGCAGGTAGCCCTGCTGAGAGTGCTGCAGGAAAAGAAAGTCGTCAGGATCGGCGGCCACAGGGAGATTCCCGTCGATGTAAGGGTAATATGCGCGACCAACAGGAACCTTTCGGCTGAGGTTGTTAAAGGCAACTTCCGGCAGGACCTGTATTACCGTTTAAACGTGATAACCATAAACATCCCGCCGCTGCGGGAACGCAGGGAGGATATCATCCTTCTTTTCCACCATTTTTTGAAAAAACACGAATCGGCGCGGGGCTGGAGCTTCGAAATCGAGCCGCAGGTTTTCGACTACCTCCAAAAATACCATTGGCCCGGCAATGTCCGTGAATTGGAGAATGTGGTGGAAAGGCTGATAAACCTGACGCAGGACAGGAAGATCAAAGCCGGCAGCTTGCCCGCTGAAATCCGGTTCCCGCGGGAGTTTTTACCACGCGATGCTGCTGTGGAGATTCCTGTTTTTGACAGCTATCCCGTAGATAGGAAGGGGAGGAAACGGGAGAACGCCAAACTAGAGCAGCAGAAAATCATTTACGTGCTGAACAGGCATCACGGCAATGTCAGCAAGGCCGCCAGCGAACTGGGAGTATCCCGCAATACCCTGTACCGAAAAATGCGGCTTTATAATATAAACAATTAG
- a CDS encoding DUF1097 domain-containing protein → MKLFPISLSIGILAGLWTYLSIAFGLLTWPAFVGWAIYFYLGGTKEALGKAIPPMIVGLGLGYLTSLAYAGLNGDALILSGLVVILAFLMTYMMNIPLLAAAPAAFQGCAVFFGVGDPIKAGIPFIIGLLLGYVSAVIPDVLMSASKKKEAM, encoded by the coding sequence ATGAAACTGTTTCCTATTTCGCTTTCCATCGGTATTCTGGCCGGTTTGTGGACTTATCTCTCTATCGCTTTTGGCCTGCTTACCTGGCCGGCTTTTGTCGGGTGGGCTATTTATTTTTACCTGGGAGGCACCAAAGAAGCCCTGGGCAAAGCCATACCTCCCATGATTGTCGGCCTGGGCCTGGGCTACCTGACTTCATTGGCCTATGCAGGGCTGAACGGCGACGCGTTGATCCTTTCAGGGCTGGTGGTAATCCTTGCTTTCCTCATGACTTACATGATGAATATACCCCTTCTGGCAGCGGCCCCGGCGGCCTTTCAGGGCTGCGCGGTCTTTTTCGGTGTCGGCGACCCGATTAAGGCGGGAATACCTTTTATCATCGGGCTGCTTCTCGGTTATGTTTCGGCGGTCATCCCCGATGTTTTGATGTCCGCCTCAAAGAAAAAGGAGGCAATGTGA
- a CDS encoding sigma-54-dependent Fis family transcriptional regulator, protein MAFNQVPFFNSIRSAWDAFVTYGEPPSHTVRPEIIDSWLRCRQAGVDPENGCCSRILSSTELKEILLKNWDLIHIAKPFMNRLYKYFQGSGFIVVLVDKDGYIMESFGDPKALESAKEINFIRGARWLENEVGTNAIGTALVLKKPIQVTGPEHYCRKHHTWTCSAAPIFDLNNQVAGVLDISGSADETHLHTLGMAVAAVEAITRQLRIEQDRKQGLTGGLNNRAGGELAAAGNSESQARVFSGGNKLYKFSDIICSSPALKESVHVASLAAGCMSNVLLQGESGTGKELFAQAIHSASCRKNGPFIAVNCGAIPRELIASELFGYEEGAFTGARKGGKPGKFELARGGTLFLDEIGEMPLEQQVALLRVLQEKKIYRIGSDRAIDVDVRIICATNKNILEEVGKGAFRQDLYYRLNVISITLPSLRERREDIVLLFNHFLKQISRGKEYYVEPEVYEQVERYDWPGNVRELQNTVERLVNLVQGPIISLSHLPPEICGAAGAQLEPAPSLAEQVMGERSSRTERKRRAAEKERQKIVFLLDRYGGNVTWTARELGLSRNTLYRKMRLYGIKN, encoded by the coding sequence ATGGCTTTTAATCAGGTTCCTTTCTTTAACAGTATAAGATCGGCCTGGGATGCTTTTGTCACATACGGTGAACCACCCAGCCACACGGTCCGGCCGGAAATTATCGACTCATGGCTCCGGTGCCGGCAGGCGGGAGTCGACCCGGAGAACGGCTGCTGCAGCCGTATTCTGAGTTCCACGGAATTAAAAGAGATACTGTTGAAAAACTGGGATTTGATACACATAGCCAAACCCTTCATGAACCGTCTTTATAAATATTTCCAGGGATCGGGTTTTATTGTTGTTCTGGTCGATAAGGATGGTTACATAATGGAAAGCTTTGGCGATCCGAAGGCTCTTGAAAGCGCGAAAGAGATCAATTTCATCCGGGGAGCCAGGTGGTTGGAAAACGAGGTGGGAACAAATGCCATCGGGACGGCCCTGGTATTGAAAAAGCCGATCCAGGTTACAGGTCCGGAGCATTACTGCAGGAAGCACCATACCTGGACTTGTTCCGCTGCGCCCATTTTTGATTTAAACAACCAGGTGGCAGGGGTACTGGATATTTCAGGCAGCGCCGATGAAACCCATCTTCACACCCTCGGCATGGCGGTCGCGGCGGTTGAAGCGATTACCAGGCAGCTCAGGATCGAACAGGACCGCAAACAGGGATTGACCGGCGGCCTGAACAATAGAGCGGGTGGAGAGCTCGCCGCTGCCGGAAATTCCGAAAGCCAGGCCCGTGTTTTCAGCGGCGGCAATAAGTTATATAAGTTTAGTGACATCATATGCAGCAGCCCGGCGCTGAAGGAAAGCGTGCACGTAGCCTCGCTTGCTGCCGGCTGTATGTCCAACGTGCTTTTGCAAGGTGAGAGCGGGACAGGGAAGGAGCTTTTCGCTCAGGCCATTCACAGCGCCAGCTGCAGGAAAAACGGGCCGTTTATTGCCGTGAACTGCGGGGCCATACCCAGGGAACTGATTGCCAGCGAGTTATTCGGGTATGAGGAAGGGGCTTTTACCGGCGCAAGGAAGGGTGGAAAACCAGGAAAATTTGAACTTGCCCGCGGAGGAACTTTGTTTCTGGACGAGATTGGAGAAATGCCGCTCGAACAGCAGGTAGCACTTTTGCGGGTCCTGCAGGAAAAGAAAATTTACCGGATCGGCAGCGACAGAGCAATAGACGTCGATGTCCGCATCATCTGCGCGACAAACAAAAATATCCTGGAGGAAGTGGGTAAAGGCGCCTTCCGGCAGGATCTTTACTACCGGCTGAACGTGATTTCGATTACCCTTCCTTCGCTGCGCGAGCGCAGGGAAGACATAGTTTTATTGTTTAATCATTTCTTGAAGCAGATAAGCCGGGGAAAGGAGTATTACGTGGAGCCGGAGGTTTATGAACAGGTGGAGCGGTATGATTGGCCGGGCAATGTCCGCGAGCTGCAGAACACGGTGGAGAGGTTGGTGAATTTGGTCCAGGGGCCGATCATCAGTCTCTCCCACCTGCCCCCGGAGATCTGCGGCGCAGCCGGCGCGCAGTTGGAACCAGCGCCTTCCCTGGCTGAACAGGTTATGGGCGAAAGAAGCAGCAGGACGGAAAGAAAACGCAGGGCTGCGGAAAAAGAGCGCCAGAAAATCGTTTTTTTGCTGGACAGGTATGGAGGGAATGTCACCTGGACTGCCCGCGAGCTGGGCCTTTCGCGCAACACTCTTTATCGAAAAATGCGTTTGTACGGGATAAAGAACTGA
- a CDS encoding Lin0512 family protein yields MGYERFVIEFGTGADLHGEDVTKAAQRAVKDAVSHSCLCGLVDIFGYSDPNKMHIEVKIGCPYPERVNKEEVLKMLPFGTANLEVVAGGLLAPGLKLPALGEGDRVVLALAALTVYVDTGGIKKS; encoded by the coding sequence GTGGGCTATGAGCGGTTTGTTATAGAATTTGGCACCGGGGCCGACCTGCACGGGGAAGATGTGACCAAAGCCGCGCAAAGAGCGGTTAAAGATGCCGTTTCGCACAGCTGTCTTTGCGGCTTGGTCGATATTTTTGGGTACAGCGATCCCAACAAGATGCACATTGAGGTGAAAATCGGCTGTCCCTACCCGGAAAGAGTGAACAAGGAAGAAGTCCTCAAAATGCTTCCTTTCGGGACGGCCAACCTGGAAGTGGTAGCGGGAGGACTGCTGGCTCCGGGGTTAAAGCTTCCCGCTCTCGGGGAGGGCGACAGGGTTGTGCTTGCGCTGGCCGCCCTTACGGTTTACGTCGATACCGGAGGAATAAAAAAGAGCTAA
- a CDS encoding thiamine pyrophosphate-dependent dehydrogenase E1 component subunit alpha: MEITKEKLLGFYKTMVTIRKFEEKACELFAAGKLPGFVHLYIGEEAVATGVCANLTDKDFITSTHRGHGHLIAKGGKLDLMMAELFGKATGYCKGKGGSMHIADVDLGILGANGIVGAGQPIATGAAFACKYKKSDAVAVCFHGDGASNRGTFHESLNMAAIFKLPVVFVCENNMYGISISQKYHMNVSDISDRAAAYGIPGVTVDGNDVVAVYEAAAEAIQRARKGDGPSLIECKTWRQKGHFEGDPQSYKKPEEQAEWLQKDPIPRLEKKLLELKYATKADLDKIQGETAQKIEAAVKFAQNSPDPSPEDVLTDVLAG; encoded by the coding sequence ATGGAAATCACCAAGGAAAAACTGCTCGGCTTTTACAAAACAATGGTCACGATCAGAAAATTTGAAGAAAAGGCTTGCGAGCTGTTCGCCGCAGGCAAGCTCCCCGGTTTTGTCCACCTCTATATCGGGGAGGAAGCCGTGGCGACAGGAGTTTGCGCCAATTTGACGGACAAAGATTTTATTACCAGCACTCACCGTGGGCACGGGCACCTGATTGCCAAAGGCGGCAAACTGGACCTGATGATGGCTGAACTTTTCGGGAAGGCCACTGGCTACTGCAAGGGGAAAGGCGGTTCCATGCATATTGCCGATGTCGATCTGGGCATTTTGGGCGCCAACGGTATTGTGGGCGCGGGACAGCCGATAGCTACCGGCGCGGCGTTTGCCTGCAAGTACAAAAAGAGCGATGCCGTAGCGGTGTGTTTCCACGGCGACGGCGCATCAAACCGCGGGACTTTTCACGAATCTTTGAACATGGCCGCTATTTTCAAGCTGCCGGTCGTTTTTGTGTGCGAAAACAACATGTACGGCATATCCATTTCCCAGAAATACCATATGAACGTGAGCGACATTTCCGATCGCGCAGCGGCTTACGGCATTCCCGGGGTGACGGTGGACGGCAATGACGTGGTAGCCGTTTACGAGGCTGCCGCCGAAGCAATTCAGCGGGCCAGGAAAGGTGACGGTCCCAGCCTCATCGAGTGCAAGACATGGAGACAGAAGGGACATTTTGAAGGCGATCCCCAGAGTTACAAGAAACCGGAGGAACAGGCGGAGTGGCTGCAGAAAGACCCCATACCCAGGCTGGAGAAGAAACTCCTGGAGCTGAAATATGCCACCAAGGCGGACCTCGATAAAATTCAGGGAGAAACAGCCCAAAAAATTGAAGCCGCGGTCAAATTCGCCCAGAACAGTCCCGACCCCTCTCCGGAAGACGTGCTGACCGATGTTCTCGCAGGTTAG
- a CDS encoding alpha-ketoacid dehydrogenase subunit beta — MKMTYAEAMRDGLRVEMKRDPNVYLAGEDVGPFGGCFGQVAGLYQEFGPGRIVDTPISETAIVGHAVGAAAAGLRPVVEIMFMDFMGVCMDEILNQAAKMRYMFGGKAKLPMVIRTPCGGGLGAAAQHSQCLEALFTHIPGIKVVMPAEPADAKGLMAAAIRDDNPVIYVEHKMLLGVQGEVPEGEFVVPIGQAAVKRPGSDVTIVAWSGMVPKAAAAAETLAGEEISAEVIDLRTLTPLDKDCILKSVGKTGRLVIVHEANLTGGFGGEIAAIVADEGFDLLNAPIKRVTAPDTPVPFATVLEKAYLPSEEKIVRAVKELF; from the coding sequence ATGAAGATGACTTATGCTGAAGCCATGAGAGATGGCCTGCGTGTGGAAATGAAAAGAGACCCCAATGTCTATTTGGCCGGTGAAGACGTCGGTCCCTTCGGCGGATGTTTCGGCCAGGTCGCCGGGCTTTACCAGGAGTTCGGTCCCGGCCGGATAGTGGATACGCCGATCAGCGAAACGGCGATTGTCGGGCACGCCGTGGGCGCTGCTGCGGCAGGACTGCGGCCCGTGGTGGAAATCATGTTTATGGATTTCATGGGCGTGTGCATGGACGAGATCTTGAATCAGGCCGCCAAGATGCGCTATATGTTCGGCGGTAAGGCCAAACTTCCCATGGTTATCCGGACGCCGTGCGGCGGCGGTTTGGGTGCTGCGGCCCAGCATTCCCAGTGCCTGGAAGCATTGTTTACGCACATCCCCGGCATCAAAGTGGTAATGCCGGCTGAACCTGCCGACGCCAAAGGGTTGATGGCGGCAGCCATCCGTGACGACAACCCCGTGATTTATGTCGAGCACAAAATGCTTCTCGGGGTGCAAGGTGAAGTGCCGGAAGGCGAATTCGTCGTGCCGATTGGCCAAGCGGCGGTTAAACGGCCAGGGTCCGATGTGACGATAGTGGCCTGGTCGGGAATGGTGCCCAAGGCCGCGGCTGCCGCGGAAACCCTGGCCGGGGAAGAGATCAGCGCCGAGGTCATTGACCTTCGCACGCTCACACCGCTGGACAAAGACTGCATTTTGAAGTCGGTAGGCAAGACTGGCAGGCTGGTGATCGTGCACGAGGCCAACCTGACCGGCGGGTTTGGAGGAGAAATAGCGGCCATTGTTGCCGATGAAGGTTTTGACCTTCTGAATGCTCCCATCAAACGGGTAACGGCTCCGGATACCCCGGTTCCTTTCGCCACCGTGCTGGAAAAAGCTTACCTGCCCAGTGAAGAAAAGATCGTCAGGGCGGTAAAGGAACTGTTTTAA
- a CDS encoding NAD(+)/NADH kinase, with the protein MPTVGIIANPASGKDIRRLVAYGTVFDNLEKVNIVRRILLGLAAAGVNRAVYMPDYFGIVPKAVEGLYSEHRLSMEIVPADIRLTGTQVDSYEAALEMGRWAAGCIITLGGDGTNRMVAKGCGDTPLLPVSTGTNNVFPRMVEGTIAGLAAGAVACGKAGGPQVLNPSKKLVIYKNGEPVDIALIDAVVLKDKFIGSRAMWEVDSLRQAVVTRGEAHNIGIASIAGNLAPVGVTEKKGMVLEFDPEKKDVLAPIAPGLIVPVGIKRFRLLEVGERVEVDCRPCIIALDGEREVELKESDEAYIELTFDGPRVVDVKAALKTAVENNYSRCRARAILGSE; encoded by the coding sequence ATGCCTACGGTTGGGATTATCGCCAATCCTGCTTCGGGGAAAGACATTCGCCGGCTTGTGGCTTACGGCACAGTTTTCGACAACCTGGAAAAAGTGAATATCGTTCGCCGGATCTTGCTTGGTCTGGCTGCGGCAGGGGTGAACAGGGCAGTGTACATGCCCGATTATTTTGGGATTGTCCCGAAAGCGGTTGAGGGACTGTACAGCGAACACCGCCTGTCTATGGAAATAGTTCCGGCTGACATCAGGCTTACCGGCACTCAGGTCGATTCGTACGAGGCCGCTCTGGAGATGGGGAGGTGGGCGGCAGGTTGCATAATCACGCTGGGCGGCGACGGGACAAACCGCATGGTGGCCAAGGGCTGCGGAGATACGCCCCTCCTTCCTGTTTCCACCGGCACAAACAACGTTTTTCCCCGGATGGTTGAGGGCACTATAGCCGGGCTGGCCGCCGGCGCGGTGGCTTGCGGCAAAGCAGGCGGCCCACAGGTGCTGAACCCCAGCAAAAAGCTGGTCATTTATAAAAACGGGGAACCCGTCGATATTGCCCTGATCGATGCCGTCGTTCTCAAGGACAAATTCATCGGTTCCCGGGCCATGTGGGAAGTAGACAGCCTGCGGCAGGCAGTCGTCACCAGGGGCGAAGCGCATAACATCGGGATTGCCTCTATTGCCGGCAACCTTGCGCCGGTCGGCGTAACGGAAAAAAAGGGGATGGTTCTGGAATTCGATCCGGAGAAGAAAGACGTGCTGGCGCCTATCGCGCCCGGCCTGATCGTGCCTGTGGGCATCAAGCGTTTTCGCTTGCTGGAAGTCGGCGAGCGGGTGGAGGTCGACTGTCGGCCATGCATCATTGCCCTGGATGGAGAAAGGGAAGTGGAACTGAAAGAAAGCGATGAGGCGTACATTGAACTGACCTTTGACGGGCCCAGGGTGGTGGATGTCAAGGCGGCTTTGAAAACGGCAGTAGAAAACAATTATTCCCGCTGCCGGGCGAGGGCGATTTTGGGGTCAGAATAA